The following nucleotide sequence is from Bacillota bacterium.
TATCTTGGCCTTTTTTCGTTTAATAGTAGCCCATTTGGAATGTCCTGACACAGTAACCGCCTCCTTTCTTAGGGTATCATTTTACCATAACATCTACCGGCCCATAAAGAATGCCTGGCGTAAAAGCCAAGCATTCGGAATCTTACTTAATGTCCCAAAGTGGAGGAGTTACTGGCAGCTGCTTCTTATGCAAACTTCTCTGCGCCAATTCGTCAACCTTATTTTTAACCCTCTCCGGAGCCTTACCGCTTTTTATGTATTCGTCCAATTCACCGTAACTGAAACCCATTTCCTCTTCATCGTTCTGTCCTAGCCACAAACCGGCAGAAGGTTCCTTAGTGATTACCGGCTCAGGTACATTCAATGCTTTTGCCAACTCTGTAACTTCTTCCTTGATCAGATTGGCAATGGGTAACAAATCAGCTCCACCGTCACCGTATTTGGTAAAGTAACCAACTGTCAACTCGCTCTTATTACCTGTGCCCGCAACCAGGGACTCCCTTCTAGCAGC
It contains:
- the nadE gene encoding NAD(+) synthase; its protein translation is MEGLVEKLVEWLQSEAADRNASGFVVGLSGGIDSAVTAALCKRAYPDNTFGVIMPCHSNPEDEEHARLVAEHFDIPYKIINLNEPFDELVQLLDDKPYDPAQRDMSVANIKPRLRMTTLYFFAARRESLVAGTGNKSELTVGYFTKYGDGGADLLPIANLIKEEVTELAKALNVPEPVITKEPSAGLWLGQNDEEEMGFSYGELDEYIKSGKAPERVKNKVDELAQRSLHKKQLPVTPPLWDIK